The DNA window CTGCGACATCCTGATGCCGGACGGCTCGCCGTCGTTCGCGGATCCCCGGTACGTACTGAAGCGCATCCTGGCCAAGACGTCGGACCTGGGCTTCACCTTCTACACCCACCCCGAGATCGAGTTCTTCCTGCTGAAGAACAAGCCGCTGGACGGAACCCGGCCCACCCCGGCCGACAACTCCGGCTATTTCGACCACACGCCGCAGAACGTCGGCATGGACTTCCGCCGCCAGGCGATCACCATGCTGGAGTCGATGGGCATCTCGGTCGAGTTCAGCCACCACGAGGGCGCGCCCGGCCAGCAGGAGATCGACCTCCGTTACGCCGACGCGCTGTCGACGGCCGACAACATCATGACGTTCCGCCTGGTCATGAAGCAGGTCGCGCTGGAACAGGGCGTCCAGGCGACGTTCATGCCGAAACCGTTCTCCGAGTTCCCGGGTTCCGGCATGCACACCCACCTCTCCCTCTTCGAGGGCGACCGCAACGCCTTCTACGAGTCGGGTTCGGAGTACCAGCTCTCCAAGGTCGGCCGCTCCTTCATCGCCGGCCTCCTCAAGCACGCGGCGGAGATCTCCGCCGTCACCAACCAGTGGGTCAACTCGTACAAGCGCATCTGGGGCGGCTCGACCCGCACGGCCGGTTCCGGCGGCGAGGCCCCGTCGTACATCTGCTGGGGCCACAACAATCGCTCCGCGCTGATCCGCGTCCCGATGTACAAGCCGGGCAAGACGGGCTCGGCGCGGGTCGAGGTCCGCTCGATCGACTCGGGCGCGAACCCCTACCTCACCTACGCCGTCCTGCTCGCCGCCGGCCTCAAGGGCATCGAGGAGGGCTACGAGCTCCCGCCGGGCGCCGACGACGACGTCTGGGCCCTGTCCGACGCCGAGCGCCGCGCGATGGGCATCGAGCCGCTCCCGCAGAACCTCGGCGAGGCGATCGCCCTGATGGAACGCAGCGAACTGGTCGCCGAAACCCTCGGCGAGCACGTCTTCGACTTCTTCCTCCGCAACAAGAAGCAGGAGTGGGAGGAGTACCGCTCCGAGGTCACCGCCTTCGAGCTCCGCAAGAACCTGCCGGTGTTGTAACCGCAGGTCAGCGCGTACTTTCTGATCGAGCGACCCTCCGGGCCGGCACCGCCACGGTGCCGGCCCGGAGCTCGGTCGGCGCTCCGGCGGCAAAGCCGGTGCGGTGGGGCCGTGGTGCGGCCCGGACCTGGCGGGGCACTGCGCCGGGTGGGACCATTCGGGTGAGGGCACCAGGTACCCCAGAAGCGCCAGAAAGGGGGAGAAATGTCCGCGATCACGGAAAGCATCGACATCGCGCGGCGGCCCGAGGACGTCTTCTCCTACGTGACCGACCCTTCGCACCTCCCCGAATGGCAGGAGAGCGCGGTGGCCGTGCGCCAGGTGGACGAAGGGCCTCTGACCGTGGGATCGCGCGTGGTGGTCACCCGCCGGATGGGCCGTCGGGAGATGTCGACGACCATGCGGATCGACGCGCTGGAAGCGCCGCGGAGCTGGCACATGCACGGTGTGGACGGGCCCGTACGAGGAGAGGTGACCGGCAGGATCGAGCCGCTCGGCGACGGCGAGCGGTCGCGGCTGACCCTGTCCGTCGACTTCGAGGCGCACGGGATCGGGAAGCTGCTCGTTGCGCTCGTCGTGCGGCCGCAGGTGCGCAAGGAGATGCCGGCGAACGAGGAGACACTGAAGCGCGTGCTCGAAGGCAGCGCGGCCTGAGGGATTCCGCCGGTCAGAAGAGCCAGCGGGTCTGGCTGTAGACGCCCTTGCCGAAGCCGAAAGCGGCGGTGGGCGCGACGCGGAACACCACCGCGCGGTCGCCGTCGTGCTGGAAGGCCCCGTCCCGGACGTCGAAGTGCCAGTCCGGGCCGTACTTCGCCTCGTACGCCGCCGCCAGGCGCCGCAGCCGGGCCTCGTCCCTCTCCCACACCGCCTTGCCCTCGACCACCAGGTCGAAGCCCTCGCGCAAGGTGTTCTGGCCGGTGGTGAGGACGACGTGCGGATTGGTGGCGAGGTTCTTCGCCTTGCGTTCCGCCGGGCCCGTACAGAAGTGCAGCGCGTTGTCCTGCCAGACGGCCAGCAGCGGGGTGACGTGCGGGCGGCCGTCCGGGCGTACGGTCGTCAGCCAGAACAGCTCGGCCCGTTCCAGCCACGCCACCGCGTCGGACCAGGGCGTCGCCGTCGCGGTTTCCTCGCTGTAGCGGCCGTCCAGGTCGGTACGCGGCTCGGGTGTGTCGCGCGGGGCTTCCCCCGGGGTGTCGGGCGGTGTGTCGCGCGGGGCTTCGTGCTCCATGGTGCGTGCCTCTCGCTCGCGGTCTGTTCTGCCTCGGTACGTCTTCACTACGTCTTCCGAGGGCAGACCGCGAGCGGGAGCCGGACTCATCGGGACGTCAGCGGACGTCCGTCGCCGGCCCGGTCGTGACCGGCGCCGGGCCCACCGGCTGCCAGGCCGACGCACCCCTGCCCGTCCAGTACAGGCGGCCGTCCAGTGCCACACCGGCGACCCAGGGGTTGCCGGCCGTGTCCGTGGTGGCGGCAGGCGCGCCGCCGAAGAGGAAGCCGCCGCGGTTCCAGCGGGGTGCGCCCGCCGCCCCCGGAGGAAGCTCGGCCGTGCCGAGCCGGCCCGCGCCGTCGCGCGCGGCCAGCAGGCCGCCCGAGGCGCTTACCGGACCGAAGCCGGCCCGGCCGCCCAGGTCGGTGACCGCGTCCGTGGGCGCCGCCGCGGTCACCGCGCCGGGGGATGCGCCGACGGAGAAGCGGGTGGCGAGGACGGCGCCGGAGCCGGGCTTGCGGAAGTACAGGCGTACGCCGTCCCCGTCGGGGCGGACGGTCGGCGGCAGCGGCGTCGCGGGCAGGGCTGTGGGCAGGGGGCCGCGCATGGGGGAGCCGGGTGCGTCCTGGGTCCAGACGACGGTCGAGGTGAGGGTCTGTGCGAAGACGTAACCGCGGCCCGTGCTGTCGACGGCCGCCGACGGGTCGCCGAAGACCTGCGAGCCGCCCAGCGACCGCCAGGGAGTCCAGCTTCCGTTGGCCAGCTGCGTCCGGGAGCTGAGCGCGTGGCCGCCGTCGCGGAGGTAGAGCGTCGCGCGCCCCTCGCGGTCCACGGTCACGGCCGGGGCGCTGATGTCCAGGGAGCCGGCCGCGTGGGCGGCCGGCGGCAGGCCGAGGGACTGCCAGGGGCCGAAGGGCCCGCCCACGGCGCTCTGCACGGCGGTGACGACGTCGCGGCGGTAGCCGGCCGGACCGTCGAAGGACGTGCGGGTGCCGAAGAGGGCTATTCGGCCGTCGGGCAGCTTCTCGGAGGTGATCCCGCTGTCCAGGCCGGTCCCGCCGAGCAGCGTCGGGCCGGTCCACGCAGGCCGGGAGCCGGCCTTCGTGCCGGGCTCGCGGTGCCAGACGGCGAGGCGCGTGTCCAGTACGGAGAACGCCCACAGTTCGCCCTCGCGGGCGCCGCTCTGGAGCCACGAGGTGCTGGTGTTGCGCGAGTGGCGGATGCCGTACACCCAGCCGGGGCCCGTCGGGCGCCCCGCCACCTTGCGGTCGCCGCAGCCGGCCTCCGCGTCGCAGTAGTTGTCGGGGTAGTCCGTCCAGGCGTACGTCTTCAGCGTGTGCAGCTTCTCCCGCACGGCGTCGGGGTCCAGTACGTGCGGCAGGCTGCCGTTGAGGTAGCCCAGGTAGTTCTGGACGGTGAAGTGCGGGTGGCCGCCGGACCTGCCGTACTCGGTGAGCGCCAGCTGGGCGAACCTGGCGCCGTACATGTGGTCCTGGTGGTCGGGCAGCATGCGCGGCGTGGCCTCGCGGCCGTTCGTCGGGTCGAGCATGCGCACGAAGGTCGGCTGGAAGCGCTCCAGCAGCCCGGTGATGGTCCGGACGACCTGGTCCTTGGAGTACGAGAAGTTCTCCGTGACCGGGGTGTCCGACGACAGCTCCGACTCCAGGGCCGCCACCCGGCCGTCCCACAGGCCGTGCAGGCTGT is part of the Streptomyces agglomeratus genome and encodes:
- a CDS encoding glutamine synthetase family protein, with the protein product MDKQQEFVLRTLEERDIRFVRLWFTDVLGFLKSVAVAPAELEQAFDEGIGFDGSAIEGFARVYESDMIAKPDPSTFQILPWRAEAPGTARMFCDILMPDGSPSFADPRYVLKRILAKTSDLGFTFYTHPEIEFFLLKNKPLDGTRPTPADNSGYFDHTPQNVGMDFRRQAITMLESMGISVEFSHHEGAPGQQEIDLRYADALSTADNIMTFRLVMKQVALEQGVQATFMPKPFSEFPGSGMHTHLSLFEGDRNAFYESGSEYQLSKVGRSFIAGLLKHAAEISAVTNQWVNSYKRIWGGSTRTAGSGGEAPSYICWGHNNRSALIRVPMYKPGKTGSARVEVRSIDSGANPYLTYAVLLAAGLKGIEEGYELPPGADDDVWALSDAERRAMGIEPLPQNLGEAIALMERSELVAETLGEHVFDFFLRNKKQEWEEYRSEVTAFELRKNLPVL
- a CDS encoding SRPBCC family protein — encoded protein: MSAITESIDIARRPEDVFSYVTDPSHLPEWQESAVAVRQVDEGPLTVGSRVVVTRRMGRREMSTTMRIDALEAPRSWHMHGVDGPVRGEVTGRIEPLGDGERSRLTLSVDFEAHGIGKLLVALVVRPQVRKEMPANEETLKRVLEGSAA
- a CDS encoding pyridoxamine 5'-phosphate oxidase family protein encodes the protein MEHEAPRDTPPDTPGEAPRDTPEPRTDLDGRYSEETATATPWSDAVAWLERAELFWLTTVRPDGRPHVTPLLAVWQDNALHFCTGPAERKAKNLATNPHVVLTTGQNTLREGFDLVVEGKAVWERDEARLRRLAAAYEAKYGPDWHFDVRDGAFQHDGDRAVVFRVAPTAAFGFGKGVYSQTRWLF
- a CDS encoding PIG-L family deacetylase, translating into MPPRARNTFRLPRRALPSVVLATLLLTVTGIQLARPAVPLAATGPKAAGTVAAGPADRAGKDATAGRAEPVRAAGESVLQIVSHPDDDLFFMNPDLSQSIRTGHRLTSVYLTAGEADGVNSFRGGANEGVPLPAPDKARYAEARQNGIRAAYAEMATGDRTSPWQRSAIRTDGGGWAELDTLKARPEVSLVWVQLHEAGASAANRPHSLHGLWDGRVAALESELSSDTPVTENFSYSKDQVVRTITGLLERFQPTFVRMLDPTNGREATPRMLPDHQDHMYGARFAQLALTEYGRSGGHPHFTVQNYLGYLNGSLPHVLDPDAVREKLHTLKTYAWTDYPDNYCDAEAGCGDRKVAGRPTGPGWVYGIRHSRNTSTSWLQSGAREGELWAFSVLDTRLAVWHREPGTKAGSRPAWTGPTLLGGTGLDSGITSEKLPDGRIALFGTRTSFDGPAGYRRDVVTAVQSAVGGPFGPWQSLGLPPAAHAAGSLDISAPAVTVDREGRATLYLRDGGHALSSRTQLANGSWTPWRSLGGSQVFGDPSAAVDSTGRGYVFAQTLTSTVVWTQDAPGSPMRGPLPTALPATPLPPTVRPDGDGVRLYFRKPGSGAVLATRFSVGASPGAVTAAAPTDAVTDLGGRAGFGPVSASGGLLAARDGAGRLGTAELPPGAAGAPRWNRGGFLFGGAPAATTDTAGNPWVAGVALDGRLYWTGRGASAWQPVGPAPVTTGPATDVR